The proteins below are encoded in one region of Ochotona princeps isolate mOchPri1 chromosome 24, mOchPri1.hap1, whole genome shotgun sequence:
- the PLK1 gene encoding serine/threonine-protein kinase PLK1, whose protein sequence is MSAALGAAKLARAPAEPGKAGGPGVAAPGVPAATPPTKEIPEVLVDPRSRRRYVRGRFLGKGGFAKCFEISDADTKEVFAGKIVSKSLLLKPHQKEKMSMEISIHRSLAHQHVVGFHGFFEDSDFVFVVLELCRRRSLLELHKRRKALTEPEARYYLRQIVLGCQYLHRNRVIHRDLKLGNLFLNEDLEVKIGDFGLATKVEYEGERKKTLCGTPNYIAPEVLSKKGHSFEVDVWSIGCIMYTLLVGKPPFETSCLKETYLRIKKNEYSIPKHINPVAASLIQKMLQTDPSARPTIHELLNDEFFTSGYIPTRLPITCLTVPPRFSIAPSSLDPSNRKPLTVLNKGTENALPERPREKEEPVLRETNEVLECHLSDMLQQLHSVNASKPSERGLVRQEEAEDPACIPIFWVSKWVDYSDKYGLGYQLCDNSVGVLFNDSTRLILYNDGDSLQYIERDGTESYLTVSSHPNSLMKKITLLKYFRNYMSEHLLKAGANITPREGDELARLPYLRTWFRTRSAIILHLSNGTVQINFFQDHTKLILCPLMAAVTYIDEKRDFRTYRLSLLEEFGCCKELASRLRYARTMVDKLLSSRSASNRLKASS, encoded by the exons ATGAGTGCAGCGTTGGGTGCAGCCAAGCTGGCGAGGGCACCGGCCGAGCCAGGGAAGGCCGGCGGCCCTGGAGTGGCAGCTCCTGGAGTCCCGGCAGCTACCCCACCGACCAAAGAGATCCCCGAAGTCTTAGTGGACCCACGCAGCCGGCGGCGCTATGTGCGGGGCCGCTTCCTGGGCAAGGGCGGCTTCGCCAAATGCTTCGAGATCTCAGATGCAGACACCAAGGAGGTGTTCGCCGGCAAGATCGTGTCCAAGTCGCTACTGCTCAAGCCGCACCAGAAGGAGAAAATGTCCATGGAGATCTCCATTCACCGCAGCCTTGCCCACCAGCACGTCGTGGGTTTCCACGGCTTTTTCGAGGACAGTGATTTCGTCTTCGTAGTGTTGGAGCTCTGCCGCCGCAGG tcTCTACTGGAGCTGCACAAGAGGAGGAAAGCGTTGACAGAGCCCGAGGCCCGCTACTACCTGCGGCAGATTGTGCTGGGCTGCCAGTACCTGCACCGCAACCGCGTGATTCACCGGGACCTCAAGCTGGGCAACCTCTTCCTGAATGAGGACCTGGAGGTGAAAATAG gGGATTTTGGGCTGGCTACCAAAGTGGAGTATGAGGGAGAACGGAAGAAGACCCTGTGTGGGACTCCGAACTACATAGCCCCAGAGGTGCTGAGCAAGAAAGGGCACAGCTTCGAGGTGGATGTGTGGTCCATCGGGTGCATCAT GTATACTTTGTTGGTGGGCAAACCACCTTTTGAGACATCCTGCCTAAAAGAGACCTACCTCCGGATCAAGAAGAATGAATACAGTATTCCCAAG CACATCAACCCCGTGGCTGCCTCCCTCATCCAGAAGATGCTGCAGACGGACCCCTCTGCCCGTCCGACCATCCACGAGCTGCTCAATGACGAGTTCTTCACTTCCGGCTACATCCCTACCCGCCTGCCCATCACCTGCCTTACCGTCCCGCCCAGGTTTTCAAttgctcccagcagcctggaccccagcaaccgGAAACCTCTCACGGTCCTTAACAAAG GCACGGAGAACGCTTTACCTGAACGCCCCCGGGAGAAGGAGGAACCCGTGCTCCGGGAGACAAACGAGGTCCTGGAGTGCCACCTCAGCGACATGCTGCAGCAACTGCACAGCGTCAACGCCTCCAAGCCCTCCGAGCGGGGGCTGGTGCGGCAAG AGGAGGCTGAGGATCCCGCCTGTATCCCCATCTTCTGGGTCAGCAAGTGGGTGGACTATTCGGACAAGTATGGCCTCG GCTACCAGCTGTGTGACAACAGCGTGGGGGTCCTCTTCAATGACTCCACCCGCCTCATCCTCTATAACGACGGCGACAGCCTGCAGTACATAGAGCGGGATGGCACTGAGTCCTACCTCACCGTGAGTTCCCACCCCAATTCCTTGATGAAGAAG ATCACCCTCTTGAAGTACTTCCGTAATTACATGAGCGAGCACCTGCTGAAGGCGGGCGCCAACATCACTCCACGGGAAGGCGACGAGCTAGCCCGGCTGCCCTACCTGCGCACCTGGTTCCGCACGCGCAGCGCCATCATCCTACATCTCAGCAATGGCACCGTGCAGATCAACTTCTTCCAG GATCATACCAAGCTCATCCTGTGCCCGCTGATGGCAGCCGTGACCTACATTGACGAGAAGCGAGACTTCCGCACGTACCGCCTCAGCCTGCTAGAGGAGTTTGGCTGCTGCAAGGAGCTGGCCAGCCGCCTGCGCTATGCCCGCACCATGGTGGACAAGCTGCTGAGCTCACGCTCAGCCAGCAACCGCCTCAAGGCCTCCTCCTAG
- the ERN2 gene encoding serine/threonine-protein kinase/endoribonuclease IRE2 isoform X3, whose protein sequence is MKLPFSIPELVHASPCRSSDGVFYTGRKQDAWFVVDPESGETQLTLTTDGPSTPHLYIGRTQYTVTMYDPRARALRWNTTYRRYSAAPMDGSPGKYTSHLASCGMGLLLTVDPSSGIVLWTQDLGVPVTGVYTWHQDGLRQLPHLTLARDTLHFLALRWGHIRLPAADPQDAATQFSALDTQLLMTLYVGKDDAGFYVSKALVHAGVALVPRGLSLAPTNGPTTEEVTVQVLGEREGSPSTAVRYPSGSVALPSQWLLIGHHEPPPVLHTTMLRVQATSGSGSAETRPPESTHAPALFLELLSLSREEPWNLELHREEGTPASTPGLGPQDLLAASLAAVLLGGWILLLMRQQQQLMEKQQETSLAVPGSSPNSQEAQATLQGQKRLFQSPTEQTQPCGDPEAEQLTVVGKISFDPRDVLGRGAGGTFVFRGQFEGRAVAVKRLLRECFSLVQREVQLLQESDRHPNVLRYFCTERGPQFHYIALELCRASLQEYVKSSDDMERWGLGPKMVLQQLMSGLSHLHALHIVHRDLKPGNILIAGPDSQGQGRVVLSDFGLCKKLPAGRRSFSLRSGVPGTEGWMAPELLKQPPGSPTSAVDIFSAGCVFYYVLSGGSHPFGESLYRQANILAGAPSLVHLEEEAHDKVVARDLVEAMLNPRPQARPSASHVLAHPFFWSTAKQLQFFQDVSDWLEKESEQGPLVAALEAGGCAVVRHNWHGHISVPLQTDLRRFRSYKGTSVRDLLRAMRNKKHHYRELPAEVQQTLGQVPDSFVQYFTSRFPRLLLHTHQAMSSCASQSLFLPYYPPASEAGEPCPGAAGS, encoded by the exons ATG AAACTTCCATTCAGTATCCCAGAGCTGGTGCATGCCTCCCCCTGCCGCAGTTCCGATGGGGTCTTCTACACAG GCCGGAAGCAGGATGCCTGGTTTGTGGTGGATCCTGAGtcaggggagacccagctgacCTTGACCACCGACGGTCCCTCTACTCCCCACCTCTACATTGGCCGAACAC AGTACACAGTCACCATGTACGACCCCCGGGCCCGGGCCCTGCGCTGGAACACCACCTATCGCCGCTACTCGGCAGCCCCCATGGATGGCTCACCTGGGAAAT ACACGAGCCACCTGGCATCCTGCGGGATGGGCCTGTTGCTGACGGTAGACCCTAGCAGTGGCATAGTGCTATGGACGCAAGACCTGGGTGTGCCTGTAACAGGCGTGTACACCTGGCACCAGGACGGCCTGCGGCAACTACCCCATCTCACCCTGGCTCGGGACACCCTGCACTTCCTCGCCCTCCGCTGGGGCCACATCCGACTGCCAGCCGCAGACCCCCAGGATGCAGCCACTCAATTTTCCGCCTTGGACACCCAGCTTCT GATGACACTGTATGTGGGAAAGGATGACGCTGGCTTCTATGTATCCAAAGCACTGGTTCACGCTGGGGTGGCCCTTGTG CCTCGTGGATTGAGCTTGGCCCCCACAAATGGCCCCACCACCGAGGAGGTGACAGTCCAAGTTTTAGGGGAGCGAGAAGGCTCGCCCAGCACGGCTGTCAGATACCCTTCAGGCAGCGTGGCTCTCCCCAGCCAGTGGCTGCTCATTG GTCACCACGAGCCACCCCCGGTCCTGCACACCACCATGTTGAGGGTCCAGGCCACTTCAGGGAGTGGGTCTGCAGAAACAAGGCCCCCAGAGAGCACCCATGCTCCAGCCCTGTTCCTGGAG CTACTGAGCCTGAGCCGAGAGGAACCCTGGAACCTTGAACTGCATCGAGAAGAGGGCACTCCAGCCTCTACTCCAGGGCTGGGCCCTCAAGACCTGCTGGCAGCCAGCCTCGCCGCAGTCCTGCTGGGGGGCTGGATCCTCCTCTTGATGAGGCAG caacagcagctgatggagaagcagcaggagaCGTCCCTGGCGGTCCCAGGCTCTTCTCCCAATTCACAGGAAGCCCAGGCCACCCTGCAGGGCCAGAAGAGACTTTTTCAAAGCCCCACAGAGCAAACCCAGCCATGTGGTGATCCCGAAG CTGAGCAGCTCACCGTAGTGGGGAAGATTTCCTTTGACCCCAGAGACGTGCTGGGCCGCGGGGCCGGGGGCACTTTCGTGTTCCG GGGACAGTTTGAGGGACGGGCGGTGGCTGTCAAGCGGCTTCTCCGCGAatgcttcagcctggtgcagcgggaggtgcagctgctgcaggagtCCGACCGGCACCCCAATGTACTCCGCTACTTCTGCACCGAGCGGGGACCCCAGTTCCATTACATCGCCCTGGAGCTCTGCAGGGCTTCCTTGCAGGAG TATGTGAAGAGCTCTGATGACATGGAGCGCTGGGGGCTGGGGCCGAAGATGGTGCTGCAGCAGCTGATGTCCGGCCTGTCTCACCTTCATGCCTTGCACATAG TGCACCGGGACCTCAAGCCAGGTAACATCCTCATTGCTGGGCCTGACAGCCAGGGTCAAGGCAGGGTCGTCCTCTCAGATTTTGGCCTCTGCAAGAAGTTGCCTGCAGGCCGCCGTAGCTTCAGCCTTCGCTCGGGGGTCCCTGGCACGGAAGGTTGGATGGCGCCCGAACTCCTGAAGCAACCCCCAGGCAGCCCA ACCAGCGCCGTGGACATCTTCTCTGCAGGCTGTGTGTTCTACTACGTGCTTTCCGGCGGCAGCCACCCCTTCGGGGAGAGCCTGTATCGCCAAGCCAACATTCTTGCAGGGGCACCATCTCTAGTTCACCTGGAGGAAGAGGCCCATG ACAAGGTTGTTGCCCGGGACCTGGTGGAAGCCATGCTGAACCCGCGACCCCAGGCGCGCCCCTCTGCCTCACATGTGCTGGCCCACCCCTTCTTCTGGAGCACAGCCAAGCAGCTCCAGTTCTTCCAG GACGTCAGCGACTGGCTGGAGAAGGAGTCTGAGCAGGGACCGTTGGTGGCGGCACTGGAGGCAGGCGGCTGCGCGGTAGTCCGGCACAACTGGCATGGGCACATCTCAGTGCCACTGCAGACAG ATCTTAGGCGATTCCGGTCGTATAAGGGGACGTCCGTGCGAGACCTACTCCGTGCTATGAGGAACAAG AAACACCACTACAGGGAGCTCCCCGCAGAGGTGCAGCAGACGCTGGGCCAGGTCCCTGACAGCTTCGTGCAATACTTCACAAGCCGCTTCCCCCGGCTGCTGCTGCACACGCACCAGGCCATGAGCAGCTGTGCTTCCCAAAGCCTTTTCTTGCCCTATTACCCACCAGCCTCAGAGGCCGGGGAGCCATGCCCAGGAGCTGCCGGGAGCTGA
- the ERN2 gene encoding serine/threonine-protein kinase/endoribonuclease IRE2 isoform X1 produces MDSAVPGSGPWPSFLLLLLRVAAMLGTLGPQAHTLSPESLLLVATLDGSLHALNKDTGDLMWTLKDDPIIQGPMYVTETAFLSDPADGSLYILGTQKQQGLMKLPFSIPELVHASPCRSSDGVFYTGRKQDAWFVVDPESGETQLTLTTDGPSTPHLYIGRTQYTVTMYDPRARALRWNTTYRRYSAAPMDGSPGKYTSHLASCGMGLLLTVDPSSGIVLWTQDLGVPVTGVYTWHQDGLRQLPHLTLARDTLHFLALRWGHIRLPAADPQDAATQFSALDTQLLMTLYVGKDDAGFYVSKALVHAGVALVPRGLSLAPTNGPTTEEVTVQVLGEREGSPSTAVRYPSGSVALPSQWLLIGHHEPPPVLHTTMLRVQATSGSGSAETRPPESTHAPALFLELLSLSREEPWNLELHREEGTPASTPGLGPQDLLAASLAAVLLGGWILLLMRQQQQLMEKQQETSLAVPGSSPNSQEAQATLQGQKRLFQSPTEQTQPCGDPEAEQLTVVGKISFDPRDVLGRGAGGTFVFRGQFEGRAVAVKRLLRECFSLVQREVQLLQESDRHPNVLRYFCTERGPQFHYIALELCRASLQEYVKSSDDMERWGLGPKMVLQQLMSGLSHLHALHIVHRDLKPGNILIAGPDSQGQGRVVLSDFGLCKKLPAGRRSFSLRSGVPGTEGWMAPELLKQPPGSPTSAVDIFSAGCVFYYVLSGGSHPFGESLYRQANILAGAPSLVHLEEEAHDKVVARDLVEAMLNPRPQARPSASHVLAHPFFWSTAKQLQFFQDVSDWLEKESEQGPLVAALEAGGCAVVRHNWHGHISVPLQTDLRRFRSYKGTSVRDLLRAMRNKKHHYRELPAEVQQTLGQVPDSFVQYFTSRFPRLLLHTHQAMSSCASQSLFLPYYPPASEAGEPCPGAAGS; encoded by the exons ATGGACAGCGCCGTCCCGGGGTCGGGGCCGTGGCCTTCattcctgctcctccttctccgGGTGGCGGCGATGCTAGGGACGCTCGGGCCACAG GCCCACACCCTGAGCCCGGAGAGCCTCCTACTGGTGGCCACCTTGGATGGAAGCCTGCACGCTCTCAACAAAGACACTGGGGACTTGATGTGGACCTTGAAGGATG ATCCCATTATCCAAGGACCAATGTATGTCACAGA AACGGCCTTTCTCTCGGACCCAGCTGACGGCAGCTTGTACATCTTGGGAACCCAGAAGCAACAGGGATTAATG AAACTTCCATTCAGTATCCCAGAGCTGGTGCATGCCTCCCCCTGCCGCAGTTCCGATGGGGTCTTCTACACAG GCCGGAAGCAGGATGCCTGGTTTGTGGTGGATCCTGAGtcaggggagacccagctgacCTTGACCACCGACGGTCCCTCTACTCCCCACCTCTACATTGGCCGAACAC AGTACACAGTCACCATGTACGACCCCCGGGCCCGGGCCCTGCGCTGGAACACCACCTATCGCCGCTACTCGGCAGCCCCCATGGATGGCTCACCTGGGAAAT ACACGAGCCACCTGGCATCCTGCGGGATGGGCCTGTTGCTGACGGTAGACCCTAGCAGTGGCATAGTGCTATGGACGCAAGACCTGGGTGTGCCTGTAACAGGCGTGTACACCTGGCACCAGGACGGCCTGCGGCAACTACCCCATCTCACCCTGGCTCGGGACACCCTGCACTTCCTCGCCCTCCGCTGGGGCCACATCCGACTGCCAGCCGCAGACCCCCAGGATGCAGCCACTCAATTTTCCGCCTTGGACACCCAGCTTCT GATGACACTGTATGTGGGAAAGGATGACGCTGGCTTCTATGTATCCAAAGCACTGGTTCACGCTGGGGTGGCCCTTGTG CCTCGTGGATTGAGCTTGGCCCCCACAAATGGCCCCACCACCGAGGAGGTGACAGTCCAAGTTTTAGGGGAGCGAGAAGGCTCGCCCAGCACGGCTGTCAGATACCCTTCAGGCAGCGTGGCTCTCCCCAGCCAGTGGCTGCTCATTG GTCACCACGAGCCACCCCCGGTCCTGCACACCACCATGTTGAGGGTCCAGGCCACTTCAGGGAGTGGGTCTGCAGAAACAAGGCCCCCAGAGAGCACCCATGCTCCAGCCCTGTTCCTGGAG CTACTGAGCCTGAGCCGAGAGGAACCCTGGAACCTTGAACTGCATCGAGAAGAGGGCACTCCAGCCTCTACTCCAGGGCTGGGCCCTCAAGACCTGCTGGCAGCCAGCCTCGCCGCAGTCCTGCTGGGGGGCTGGATCCTCCTCTTGATGAGGCAG caacagcagctgatggagaagcagcaggagaCGTCCCTGGCGGTCCCAGGCTCTTCTCCCAATTCACAGGAAGCCCAGGCCACCCTGCAGGGCCAGAAGAGACTTTTTCAAAGCCCCACAGAGCAAACCCAGCCATGTGGTGATCCCGAAG CTGAGCAGCTCACCGTAGTGGGGAAGATTTCCTTTGACCCCAGAGACGTGCTGGGCCGCGGGGCCGGGGGCACTTTCGTGTTCCG GGGACAGTTTGAGGGACGGGCGGTGGCTGTCAAGCGGCTTCTCCGCGAatgcttcagcctggtgcagcgggaggtgcagctgctgcaggagtCCGACCGGCACCCCAATGTACTCCGCTACTTCTGCACCGAGCGGGGACCCCAGTTCCATTACATCGCCCTGGAGCTCTGCAGGGCTTCCTTGCAGGAG TATGTGAAGAGCTCTGATGACATGGAGCGCTGGGGGCTGGGGCCGAAGATGGTGCTGCAGCAGCTGATGTCCGGCCTGTCTCACCTTCATGCCTTGCACATAG TGCACCGGGACCTCAAGCCAGGTAACATCCTCATTGCTGGGCCTGACAGCCAGGGTCAAGGCAGGGTCGTCCTCTCAGATTTTGGCCTCTGCAAGAAGTTGCCTGCAGGCCGCCGTAGCTTCAGCCTTCGCTCGGGGGTCCCTGGCACGGAAGGTTGGATGGCGCCCGAACTCCTGAAGCAACCCCCAGGCAGCCCA ACCAGCGCCGTGGACATCTTCTCTGCAGGCTGTGTGTTCTACTACGTGCTTTCCGGCGGCAGCCACCCCTTCGGGGAGAGCCTGTATCGCCAAGCCAACATTCTTGCAGGGGCACCATCTCTAGTTCACCTGGAGGAAGAGGCCCATG ACAAGGTTGTTGCCCGGGACCTGGTGGAAGCCATGCTGAACCCGCGACCCCAGGCGCGCCCCTCTGCCTCACATGTGCTGGCCCACCCCTTCTTCTGGAGCACAGCCAAGCAGCTCCAGTTCTTCCAG GACGTCAGCGACTGGCTGGAGAAGGAGTCTGAGCAGGGACCGTTGGTGGCGGCACTGGAGGCAGGCGGCTGCGCGGTAGTCCGGCACAACTGGCATGGGCACATCTCAGTGCCACTGCAGACAG ATCTTAGGCGATTCCGGTCGTATAAGGGGACGTCCGTGCGAGACCTACTCCGTGCTATGAGGAACAAG AAACACCACTACAGGGAGCTCCCCGCAGAGGTGCAGCAGACGCTGGGCCAGGTCCCTGACAGCTTCGTGCAATACTTCACAAGCCGCTTCCCCCGGCTGCTGCTGCACACGCACCAGGCCATGAGCAGCTGTGCTTCCCAAAGCCTTTTCTTGCCCTATTACCCACCAGCCTCAGAGGCCGGGGAGCCATGCCCAGGAGCTGCCGGGAGCTGA
- the ERN2 gene encoding serine/threonine-protein kinase/endoribonuclease IRE2 isoform X4 — MYDPRARALRWNTTYRRYSAAPMDGSPGKYTSHLASCGMGLLLTVDPSSGIVLWTQDLGVPVTGVYTWHQDGLRQLPHLTLARDTLHFLALRWGHIRLPAADPQDAATQFSALDTQLLMTLYVGKDDAGFYVSKALVHAGVALVPRGLSLAPTNGPTTEEVTVQVLGEREGSPSTAVRYPSGSVALPSQWLLIGHHEPPPVLHTTMLRVQATSGSGSAETRPPESTHAPALFLELLSLSREEPWNLELHREEGTPASTPGLGPQDLLAASLAAVLLGGWILLLMRQQQQLMEKQQETSLAVPGSSPNSQEAQATLQGQKRLFQSPTEQTQPCGDPEAEQLTVVGKISFDPRDVLGRGAGGTFVFRGQFEGRAVAVKRLLRECFSLVQREVQLLQESDRHPNVLRYFCTERGPQFHYIALELCRASLQEYVKSSDDMERWGLGPKMVLQQLMSGLSHLHALHIVHRDLKPGNILIAGPDSQGQGRVVLSDFGLCKKLPAGRRSFSLRSGVPGTEGWMAPELLKQPPGSPTSAVDIFSAGCVFYYVLSGGSHPFGESLYRQANILAGAPSLVHLEEEAHDKVVARDLVEAMLNPRPQARPSASHVLAHPFFWSTAKQLQFFQDVSDWLEKESEQGPLVAALEAGGCAVVRHNWHGHISVPLQTDLRRFRSYKGTSVRDLLRAMRNKKHHYRELPAEVQQTLGQVPDSFVQYFTSRFPRLLLHTHQAMSSCASQSLFLPYYPPASEAGEPCPGAAGS, encoded by the exons ATGTACGACCCCCGGGCCCGGGCCCTGCGCTGGAACACCACCTATCGCCGCTACTCGGCAGCCCCCATGGATGGCTCACCTGGGAAAT ACACGAGCCACCTGGCATCCTGCGGGATGGGCCTGTTGCTGACGGTAGACCCTAGCAGTGGCATAGTGCTATGGACGCAAGACCTGGGTGTGCCTGTAACAGGCGTGTACACCTGGCACCAGGACGGCCTGCGGCAACTACCCCATCTCACCCTGGCTCGGGACACCCTGCACTTCCTCGCCCTCCGCTGGGGCCACATCCGACTGCCAGCCGCAGACCCCCAGGATGCAGCCACTCAATTTTCCGCCTTGGACACCCAGCTTCT GATGACACTGTATGTGGGAAAGGATGACGCTGGCTTCTATGTATCCAAAGCACTGGTTCACGCTGGGGTGGCCCTTGTG CCTCGTGGATTGAGCTTGGCCCCCACAAATGGCCCCACCACCGAGGAGGTGACAGTCCAAGTTTTAGGGGAGCGAGAAGGCTCGCCCAGCACGGCTGTCAGATACCCTTCAGGCAGCGTGGCTCTCCCCAGCCAGTGGCTGCTCATTG GTCACCACGAGCCACCCCCGGTCCTGCACACCACCATGTTGAGGGTCCAGGCCACTTCAGGGAGTGGGTCTGCAGAAACAAGGCCCCCAGAGAGCACCCATGCTCCAGCCCTGTTCCTGGAG CTACTGAGCCTGAGCCGAGAGGAACCCTGGAACCTTGAACTGCATCGAGAAGAGGGCACTCCAGCCTCTACTCCAGGGCTGGGCCCTCAAGACCTGCTGGCAGCCAGCCTCGCCGCAGTCCTGCTGGGGGGCTGGATCCTCCTCTTGATGAGGCAG caacagcagctgatggagaagcagcaggagaCGTCCCTGGCGGTCCCAGGCTCTTCTCCCAATTCACAGGAAGCCCAGGCCACCCTGCAGGGCCAGAAGAGACTTTTTCAAAGCCCCACAGAGCAAACCCAGCCATGTGGTGATCCCGAAG CTGAGCAGCTCACCGTAGTGGGGAAGATTTCCTTTGACCCCAGAGACGTGCTGGGCCGCGGGGCCGGGGGCACTTTCGTGTTCCG GGGACAGTTTGAGGGACGGGCGGTGGCTGTCAAGCGGCTTCTCCGCGAatgcttcagcctggtgcagcgggaggtgcagctgctgcaggagtCCGACCGGCACCCCAATGTACTCCGCTACTTCTGCACCGAGCGGGGACCCCAGTTCCATTACATCGCCCTGGAGCTCTGCAGGGCTTCCTTGCAGGAG TATGTGAAGAGCTCTGATGACATGGAGCGCTGGGGGCTGGGGCCGAAGATGGTGCTGCAGCAGCTGATGTCCGGCCTGTCTCACCTTCATGCCTTGCACATAG TGCACCGGGACCTCAAGCCAGGTAACATCCTCATTGCTGGGCCTGACAGCCAGGGTCAAGGCAGGGTCGTCCTCTCAGATTTTGGCCTCTGCAAGAAGTTGCCTGCAGGCCGCCGTAGCTTCAGCCTTCGCTCGGGGGTCCCTGGCACGGAAGGTTGGATGGCGCCCGAACTCCTGAAGCAACCCCCAGGCAGCCCA ACCAGCGCCGTGGACATCTTCTCTGCAGGCTGTGTGTTCTACTACGTGCTTTCCGGCGGCAGCCACCCCTTCGGGGAGAGCCTGTATCGCCAAGCCAACATTCTTGCAGGGGCACCATCTCTAGTTCACCTGGAGGAAGAGGCCCATG ACAAGGTTGTTGCCCGGGACCTGGTGGAAGCCATGCTGAACCCGCGACCCCAGGCGCGCCCCTCTGCCTCACATGTGCTGGCCCACCCCTTCTTCTGGAGCACAGCCAAGCAGCTCCAGTTCTTCCAG GACGTCAGCGACTGGCTGGAGAAGGAGTCTGAGCAGGGACCGTTGGTGGCGGCACTGGAGGCAGGCGGCTGCGCGGTAGTCCGGCACAACTGGCATGGGCACATCTCAGTGCCACTGCAGACAG ATCTTAGGCGATTCCGGTCGTATAAGGGGACGTCCGTGCGAGACCTACTCCGTGCTATGAGGAACAAG AAACACCACTACAGGGAGCTCCCCGCAGAGGTGCAGCAGACGCTGGGCCAGGTCCCTGACAGCTTCGTGCAATACTTCACAAGCCGCTTCCCCCGGCTGCTGCTGCACACGCACCAGGCCATGAGCAGCTGTGCTTCCCAAAGCCTTTTCTTGCCCTATTACCCACCAGCCTCAGAGGCCGGGGAGCCATGCCCAGGAGCTGCCGGGAGCTGA